In one window of Gemmatimonadota bacterium DNA:
- a CDS encoding DEAD/DEAH box helicase, which translates to MSNPLIVQSDRTILVEVDHPRYEDARDALARFAELEKSPEHIHVYRLSPLSLWNAASAGMNADGVLESLEGLSKYEIPQNIRREICDFIDRYGQLRLHKEDGRLVLESDDPALIAEVSGLPSVKQFLAQPLDERRVQVGDRFRGHIKQALIKVGFPVEDLAGYVEGAPLEINLRTAAGDRKSFSMRDYQQDAVGAFHMNGEPQGGNGVIVLPCGAGKTIVALGAMAVLKCHTLVLTANTVALRQWREELIEKTSLSEEHIGEYSGETKQIRPVTLATYQILTYRKSKGDEFEHFGLFDQKGWGLIIYDEVHLLPAPVFRYTAEIQARRRLGLTATLVREDGREDDVFSLIGPRRYDMPWKLLERQGWIAEAYCREIRIDLPEARRMSYAVANRRDKFRIASENSRKTEIIRALLEQHPSDQVLIIGLYVRQLKQIAALFDFPLITGSTPLPARLDLYTRFRNGELKRLVVSKVANFAIDLPDANVAIQISGTFGSRQEEAQRLGRILRPKADGSAAIFYSLITRNTLDQDYAVNRQLFLTEQGYQYTIHDVSEVRA; encoded by the coding sequence CTGAGTAACCCATTGATCGTACAGAGCGACCGCACCATCCTCGTCGAAGTCGACCATCCGCGCTACGAGGATGCCAGGGACGCGCTTGCCCGGTTCGCGGAATTGGAAAAATCCCCGGAGCACATCCACGTCTACCGGCTGAGCCCGCTGTCCCTGTGGAACGCCGCCTCGGCCGGCATGAACGCCGACGGCGTCCTCGAATCGCTCGAAGGCCTGAGCAAGTACGAGATCCCGCAGAACATCCGCCGAGAGATATGCGATTTCATCGACCGGTACGGGCAGTTGCGGCTGCACAAGGAAGACGGCAGGCTGGTCCTCGAGTCCGATGACCCCGCCCTGATCGCGGAGGTTTCCGGACTGCCCTCGGTCAAGCAGTTCCTCGCGCAGCCCCTGGACGAGCGCAGGGTGCAGGTAGGAGACCGGTTCCGGGGCCACATCAAGCAGGCGCTGATCAAAGTCGGATTTCCCGTGGAAGACCTGGCGGGATACGTCGAAGGCGCCCCGCTGGAAATCAACCTGCGCACCGCGGCCGGAGACCGGAAGTCCTTTAGCATGCGGGACTACCAGCAGGACGCGGTCGGCGCGTTTCACATGAACGGCGAGCCGCAGGGAGGCAACGGGGTCATCGTCTTGCCCTGCGGTGCCGGGAAGACCATCGTGGCCCTCGGCGCGATGGCCGTACTGAAGTGCCACACTCTCGTGCTGACGGCCAACACGGTGGCCCTGCGCCAGTGGCGGGAGGAGTTGATCGAGAAGACCTCGCTGTCGGAAGAGCATATCGGCGAGTATTCGGGTGAAACGAAACAGATCCGGCCCGTAACTCTGGCCACCTACCAGATTCTGACCTACCGGAAGAGCAAAGGGGACGAATTCGAGCATTTCGGCCTCTTCGACCAGAAAGGCTGGGGCCTCATCATCTACGACGAGGTCCATCTGCTCCCCGCCCCCGTGTTCCGGTACACGGCCGAGATCCAGGCCCGCCGTCGCCTCGGGCTCACCGCGACGCTTGTTCGTGAAGACGGCCGGGAGGACGACGTCTTCAGCCTGATCGGCCCCCGGAGATACGACATGCCGTGGAAGCTCCTCGAGCGCCAGGGCTGGATCGCGGAGGCGTACTGCCGTGAAATTCGGATCGATCTGCCCGAAGCGCGGCGCATGTCCTACGCCGTGGCGAATCGCCGCGACAAGTTCAGGATCGCCTCGGAGAACAGCCGCAAGACCGAGATCATCCGCGCCTTGCTGGAACAGCATCCATCGGACCAGGTCCTGATCATCGGACTGTACGTGAGGCAGCTCAAGCAGATCGCCGCACTGTTCGATTTTCCCCTGATCACCGGTAGCACACCGCTTCCGGCCCGCCTAGATCTGTATACCCGGTTCAGAAACGGTGAGCTCAAGCGTCTCGTAGTGTCCAAGGTCGCGAATTTCGCCATCGACCTGCCGGACGCCAACGTGGCGATACAGATTTCGGGCACCTTCGGGTCCCGCCAGGAGGAAGCCCAGCGGCTGGGCAGGATCCTCCGTCCCAAGGCGGACGGCTCCGCCGCCATATTCTATTCGCTCATCACGCGGAACACCCTTGACCAGGACTATGCCGTGAACCGTCAGCTCTTTCTGACGGAACAGGGCTACCAATATACCATCCACGACGTGAGTGAAGTGCGGGCATGA
- a CDS encoding DUF1080 domain-containing protein, whose protein sequence is MADSIGYTDTSVIPGSKWRVHDGDRPQPRVVTPGGACGSPPSDAVVLFDGSDLAQWVGRDGGDAAWKVESGYMEVNGTGDISTRAHFSDCQLHLEWATPEEVVGDSQGRGNSGVFLLGLYEIQVLDSFDNRTYADGSASSIYGQYPPLVNASRGPGEWQTYDIIFESPSWDGDRLVKGAHLTVIHNGIVVHHRQRAVGPTGHRDLANYDTPHADTGPLQLQDHGDPVRFRNIWMRRLTA, encoded by the coding sequence ATGGCGGATTCCATAGGATACACCGATACCTCCGTAATACCCGGCAGCAAATGGCGCGTCCACGACGGCGACCGGCCCCAGCCCCGCGTGGTCACGCCGGGCGGCGCCTGCGGGAGCCCTCCTTCAGACGCGGTCGTGCTCTTCGACGGATCGGACCTCGCCCAGTGGGTCGGACGGGATGGAGGCGACGCCGCGTGGAAGGTGGAAAGCGGCTACATGGAGGTCAATGGCACGGGAGACATCTCGACCCGCGCGCATTTCAGCGACTGCCAGCTTCATCTCGAATGGGCCACGCCCGAAGAGGTGGTCGGAGACAGCCAGGGCCGGGGCAACAGCGGCGTGTTCCTGCTGGGGCTCTACGAGATCCAGGTGCTGGACAGCTTCGACAACCGGACCTATGCCGACGGTTCCGCCTCGTCCATTTACGGCCAGTACCCGCCCCTGGTCAATGCCAGCAGGGGGCCGGGCGAATGGCAGACCTACGATATCATCTTCGAATCGCCATCGTGGGACGGCGACAGGCTGGTGAAGGGCGCGCATCTGACGGTCATTCACAACGGGATCGTGGTGCACCACCGCCAGCGTGCCGTCGGTCCCACCGGGCACAGGGACCTGGCGAACTACGACACTCCCCACGCCGACACGGGCCCCCTGCAACTGCAGGATCACGGCGATCCGGTCCGGTTCCGTAACATCTGGATGAGACGTCTTACCGCCTAA
- a CDS encoding PDZ domain-containing protein, protein MHGSHSNPQFWSGHLRPMIWAALLACLWHAGGDQRVHAQTTPYLHSLEREIVSLVERVEPTVASVIVQRKFINTVNGQTFTDWERSIGTGVVLHRNGFIITTAGVVDHAHDILVNFRNGRYRRGHLVGVDQLSDIAVIRVDSLETPTARLGNSDDVRPGSWVLVLNNAHGFPSSMTTGIVNGLREEDVMIQVSAVVGSAYSGGAVFSTNGRLLGLVADPHRVQAPGSVDSGAGEGRGLIAVIPINRVKTFARQLIEFGEIRRSWLGVHVEKIWESVTVGGDRDIMLGAVEGMVVSDVYSDSPAMQVGLRKGDVLHAVNGVTMNHPIVLAEFVTTLPVGTRIEIKFLRGDVEHTAHTVLAAQPKTLAAPASPLLTEEGPDDPRSGEDPRLIQQMILEHERELAAHRIKLNQLKRLLDERMRLIGQRSPVRSGDDGF, encoded by the coding sequence ATGCACGGTTCTCACTCCAACCCCCAATTCTGGTCCGGCCACCTCCGGCCTATGATCTGGGCCGCGCTACTGGCCTGCCTCTGGCATGCGGGCGGCGATCAACGCGTCCATGCTCAGACCACCCCCTACCTGCATAGCCTCGAGCGGGAGATCGTCAGTCTCGTCGAACGCGTGGAACCGACGGTGGCCAGCGTGATCGTGCAGCGCAAGTTCATCAATACGGTGAACGGGCAGACGTTTACGGACTGGGAACGCTCCATCGGGACCGGCGTGGTCCTTCACCGGAACGGATTTATCATTACGACGGCCGGCGTCGTGGATCATGCCCACGATATCCTGGTCAACTTTCGGAACGGCCGGTACCGCCGCGGCCATCTCGTCGGGGTGGACCAGCTTTCCGATATTGCCGTGATCCGCGTCGACAGCCTGGAAACCCCTACCGCGCGCCTGGGTAATTCCGATGACGTCCGTCCGGGGTCCTGGGTGCTGGTGCTGAACAACGCCCACGGCTTTCCATCCTCGATGACGACGGGGATCGTGAACGGGCTGCGGGAAGAGGACGTCATGATCCAGGTCAGTGCCGTGGTCGGTTCCGCCTACTCGGGCGGCGCGGTGTTCTCCACGAACGGCCGCCTGCTCGGTCTCGTAGCCGATCCCCATCGGGTCCAGGCGCCCGGCTCGGTCGATTCCGGGGCAGGTGAAGGCAGGGGCCTGATCGCGGTTATACCCATTAACCGGGTGAAGACCTTTGCCCGGCAGCTTATCGAATTCGGTGAGATCCGCAGGAGCTGGCTGGGCGTTCACGTGGAGAAAATCTGGGAAAGCGTGACCGTAGGCGGCGACCGCGATATCATGCTGGGCGCCGTGGAAGGCATGGTTGTCTCGGATGTATATTCCGACAGTCCCGCCATGCAGGTCGGTCTGCGCAAGGGCGACGTGCTTCATGCCGTGAACGGCGTCACCATGAACCATCCCATCGTCCTGGCCGAGTTCGTGACCACGCTTCCCGTGGGCACCCGGATCGAAATCAAGTTCCTTCGAGGGGATGTGGAACATACCGCGCACACGGTGCTCGCGGCGCAGCCGAAAACACTCGCCGCGCCCGCTTCTCCCCTGCTCACCGAAGAGGGTCCGGACGATCCCCGGTCCGGTGAGGATCCCCGTCTCATCCAGCAGATGATCCTGGAACACGAAAGGGAACTCGCAGCCCACCGGATCAAGTTGAACCAGCTCAAGCGGCTGCTGGATGAACGCATGCGGCTGATCGGTCAGCGTTCCCCGGTCCGGTCCGGAGACGATGGATTCTGA
- a CDS encoding sigma-70 family RNA polymerase sigma factor, with protein sequence MGRLEMADNTSINAVQVTDVESGVLDELTLSDEVLFVRVQRDDIRAFEVIVGRYRTRLYNCVYRMVHNTECAEDLVQETFLRVYRNRHNYKAISNLSTWIYTIALNLARSELRKRKRRQFFSLNASPHENSTRESIDLPDTNAGPGDHLEQNELGRAIQHAIDQLPDKYKSVIVLRDIEELSYEEIGEILRCPTGTVKSRVNRGRLRLQEMLRQWQVEIL encoded by the coding sequence ATGGGTAGACTTGAAATGGCCGACAATACCTCCATAAACGCGGTGCAGGTCACCGATGTCGAGTCCGGCGTCCTGGACGAACTGACCCTGTCGGACGAAGTGCTGTTCGTCCGTGTCCAGCGGGACGATATACGCGCTTTCGAGGTGATTGTCGGAAGATACCGCACCAGGCTGTACAACTGCGTCTACCGTATGGTCCACAATACGGAATGCGCGGAAGACCTGGTGCAGGAGACGTTCCTGCGGGTCTACCGAAACCGCCACAACTACAAGGCGATCTCCAATCTCTCCACCTGGATCTACACCATCGCGCTCAATCTGGCCCGAAGCGAGTTGCGTAAGCGGAAACGCCGCCAGTTCTTCTCCCTGAACGCTTCGCCTCACGAGAACAGCACGCGGGAAAGCATCGATCTGCCGGACACGAACGCGGGTCCCGGCGATCACCTGGAGCAGAACGAACTGGGCCGGGCGATACAGCACGCGATCGATCAGTTGCCGGACAAATACAAGTCCGTGATCGTGCTGCGCGACATAGAGGAGCTTTCTTACGAGGAGATCGGCGAGATCCTCCGCTGTCCGACGGGAACCGTCAAGTCGCGGGTCAACCGGGGACGGCTGAGACTGCAGGAAATGTTGAGGCAGTGGCAGGTGGAGATTCTTTGA
- the purD gene encoding phosphoribosylamine--glycine ligase — protein sequence MNVLVVGKGGREHTLAWALRRSALVSDLYAAPGNPGIAELGKCVAIEPEDARGIAGFARENKVDLVVVGPDGALEAGVVDAVESLGMRAFGPTRAAAEIEWSKVFSKQMMLEEGIPTAAFAVFSDVDAARDYVNEQGAPIVIKADGLAAGKGALVCRTVEEAMQALDVVMTDRMFGDAGRNVVVEAFMEGEEASVFALTDGERVLPLVPSQDHKPIHDGDTGPNTGGMGAYAPAPVIDDGAMRDIMERIIEPAVLGMRKRGRPFRGVLYCGIMMTGQGPMVVEFNSRFGDPEAQVILPLLEDDFAELAVGISEGRMPDRPLTWKRKAATCVVVASGGYPGDYEKGMEISGLDRLDGVDDVYAFHADTAIWDGKLITNGGRIVGVTALADDLAGSIDRAYEAVDRVRFENRYFRRDIGQKGLRRIDRSDTKP from the coding sequence ATGAACGTACTTGTCGTCGGCAAGGGAGGAAGAGAGCACACGCTGGCCTGGGCGCTTCGCAGGTCGGCCCTCGTGAGTGACCTGTACGCCGCTCCGGGCAATCCGGGCATCGCCGAGCTCGGAAAATGCGTCGCCATCGAACCGGAAGACGCGCGCGGGATCGCCGGCTTTGCCCGCGAAAACAAGGTGGACCTGGTGGTGGTCGGACCCGACGGCGCACTGGAAGCCGGCGTGGTCGACGCGGTGGAAAGTCTGGGCATGCGGGCCTTCGGTCCGACACGGGCGGCCGCCGAAATCGAATGGAGCAAGGTGTTCTCCAAGCAGATGATGCTGGAGGAGGGCATTCCCACGGCCGCGTTCGCGGTGTTTTCAGACGTGGACGCGGCACGAGACTACGTGAATGAACAGGGTGCGCCGATCGTGATCAAAGCCGACGGCCTGGCCGCCGGGAAGGGCGCGCTGGTGTGCCGGACCGTCGAGGAGGCCATGCAGGCCCTCGACGTGGTGATGACCGACAGAATGTTCGGCGATGCGGGCCGGAACGTGGTCGTGGAGGCCTTCATGGAAGGCGAGGAGGCGTCCGTATTCGCGTTGACCGATGGCGAACGGGTTCTTCCGCTGGTCCCGTCGCAGGACCACAAGCCCATCCACGACGGAGATACGGGGCCCAACACCGGGGGCATGGGCGCTTACGCACCGGCGCCGGTCATCGATGACGGCGCGATGAGGGACATCATGGAACGGATCATCGAACCCGCGGTCCTCGGCATGAGGAAACGTGGACGGCCTTTCAGAGGGGTGTTGTACTGCGGAATCATGATGACCGGCCAGGGTCCGATGGTGGTGGAATTCAACAGCCGGTTCGGCGATCCCGAGGCCCAGGTCATCCTGCCGCTCCTCGAAGACGATTTCGCGGAATTGGCGGTCGGGATCAGCGAGGGCAGGATGCCCGACAGGCCCCTGACCTGGAAGCGGAAGGCCGCGACCTGCGTGGTGGTGGCTTCCGGTGGATATCCCGGCGATTACGAGAAAGGGATGGAAATAAGCGGGCTGGATCGACTGGACGGAGTGGACGATGTTTACGCCTTTCACGCCGATACGGCCATATGGGACGGAAAACTGATAACCAACGGCGGCAGGATCGTGGGCGTGACGGCCCTGGCCGACGATCTCGCGGGCTCCATCGACAGGGCCTACGAGGCGGTGGACCGGGTTCGGTTCGAAAACCGGTATTTCCGCAGGGACATCGGTCAAAAGGGCCTGCGCAGGATCGATCGATCGGATACGAAACCATGA
- a CDS encoding threonylcarbamoyl-AMP synthase: protein MKVLTVDPVRPDRTVLQEAAGIVRDGGLVAFPTETVYGLGADGTNPAAIRRVYEAKGREETKPILVLVSHRKDLVRLVRCIPAGVHAVMDACWPGPLTLVFPALDSVPRELLGGGATIGVRHSGAVIAGALCRAAGGPVTAPSANRSGEPEPLTAEDVAAQLGDRVDLILDGGRSPSDQPSTVVDVSTGTPRLIRAGGTPYNRVEDAWRH from the coding sequence ATGAAGGTACTGACGGTCGATCCGGTGCGGCCGGACCGTACCGTACTGCAGGAGGCCGCGGGCATAGTGCGCGACGGGGGACTCGTGGCTTTTCCGACCGAAACAGTCTACGGATTGGGCGCGGACGGAACCAATCCCGCCGCGATCCGGCGGGTCTATGAAGCCAAGGGCCGTGAGGAAACGAAGCCGATCCTGGTACTCGTATCCCACAGGAAGGACCTGGTCCGCCTGGTCCGGTGCATCCCCGCAGGTGTCCATGCGGTGATGGACGCCTGCTGGCCCGGACCATTGACGCTGGTCTTTCCCGCGCTGGACAGCGTGCCGCGGGAATTGCTGGGCGGGGGTGCCACGATCGGGGTCAGGCACAGCGGCGCGGTGATCGCAGGGGCCCTGTGCCGTGCTGCGGGCGGACCCGTGACCGCGCCCAGCGCCAACCGCTCCGGTGAGCCGGAACCCCTAACGGCAGAGGACGTGGCCGCCCAGCTGGGAGACCGGGTCGACCTGATTCTCGATGGCGGCCGATCGCCTTCGGACCAGCCTTCGACGGTGGTGGACGTATCCACGGGTACGCCGCGCCTGATCCGCGCGGGAGGTACACCCTATAACCGGGTCGAAGACGCCTGGCGCCATTGA
- a CDS encoding S41 family peptidase: MSTLKKPKYAILLVFVAVGSFMLGSAADRTIHAADNIFSSTRLLMGVLNLVNDNYVEEVEPGELIYAAIDGMLEVLDPHSSFLSKESFAEMGERFSGKFYGIGIEFDVLDGFLYVISVIDESPSEAVGLQSGDRIVRIDGESAIGIKHDEVRQKLRGEKGTRVDVTIERPGVEERFDVTITRDSIPIRSVRTSFMLDDQTGYIQLIRFAKTTSRELEIALDRLHQAGMERLILDLRGNSGGYLDQAVEVSSKFIPEGRVIVKTMGRNRSSNQTFKSISGVIHREMPLVILLDHRSASASEIVAGAVQDWDRGVIAGTRSFGKGLVQTLFAEPHLTDGSALKLTTARYYTPSGRMIQRDYKNKSFQEYVEGSFSETGETGETGQESESGTDEDHSDQADDADQADDAGQADMPERTEFTTAAGRTVFGDGGISPDVVIPAPKRTYPFVIGKYRGWVPFDRACFEFANAYGVSQADRQDLRNDFEVFLREFRVDEAMLEAFKVQVRDSGISFTDEEFNDDRDVIELQLKRSLARNLWGDEEASRVAAAGDEQLQQARQLFYSHEMLVRQ, encoded by the coding sequence ATGTCGACCCTGAAGAAACCGAAATACGCCATCCTGCTGGTCTTCGTCGCGGTAGGTTCGTTCATGCTCGGCAGTGCGGCCGACAGGACGATCCATGCGGCGGACAACATCTTCTCGAGCACCAGGCTGCTGATGGGTGTGCTCAACCTGGTCAACGACAACTATGTGGAGGAGGTAGAGCCCGGCGAGTTGATCTACGCCGCGATCGACGGTATGCTCGAAGTGCTCGACCCCCATTCCAGCTTCCTGAGCAAGGAGAGCTTCGCCGAAATGGGCGAGCGCTTCAGCGGTAAGTTCTACGGAATCGGAATCGAGTTCGACGTTCTGGACGGATTCCTATACGTGATTTCCGTGATCGACGAATCGCCGTCGGAAGCCGTCGGCCTGCAGTCCGGAGACCGAATCGTCCGGATCGACGGTGAATCGGCGATCGGCATCAAGCACGACGAGGTGAGGCAGAAATTGCGCGGGGAGAAAGGGACCAGGGTGGACGTAACCATCGAACGGCCCGGTGTCGAGGAGCGGTTCGACGTGACGATTACCCGGGACAGTATCCCCATTCGCAGCGTCAGAACTTCCTTCATGCTGGATGACCAAACGGGATACATCCAGTTGATCCGGTTCGCCAAGACCACTTCCCGTGAACTGGAGATCGCCCTGGACAGGCTTCATCAGGCCGGCATGGAGCGGCTGATTCTCGACCTGAGAGGCAATTCGGGTGGATACCTGGACCAGGCGGTCGAAGTATCCAGCAAGTTCATTCCCGAAGGCCGCGTAATCGTCAAGACCATGGGAAGGAACCGAAGTTCCAACCAGACGTTCAAATCGATAAGTGGCGTAATCCACCGTGAAATGCCCCTGGTGATCCTGCTTGACCACCGCTCCGCCTCCGCTTCCGAAATCGTGGCGGGCGCCGTTCAGGACTGGGACCGGGGCGTTATCGCCGGAACCCGCAGCTTCGGCAAGGGCCTCGTTCAGACCCTCTTCGCGGAGCCTCACCTGACGGACGGTTCCGCGCTCAAGCTGACAACGGCCAGGTACTACACCCCGAGCGGCCGGATGATCCAGCGGGACTATAAGAACAAGTCCTTCCAGGAATACGTCGAAGGATCGTTCAGCGAGACCGGAGAGACCGGAGAGACCGGGCAGGAATCGGAATCCGGTACGGATGAGGACCATTCGGACCAGGCAGACGATGCGGACCAGGCGGACGATGCGGGCCAGGCAGACATGCCGGAGCGCACGGAGTTCACCACCGCCGCCGGGCGTACGGTCTTTGGAGACGGCGGCATTTCTCCCGACGTCGTGATCCCGGCTCCGAAGCGTACGTACCCCTTCGTAATCGGCAAGTACAGGGGATGGGTGCCTTTCGACCGGGCCTGTTTCGAATTCGCCAACGCCTACGGCGTGTCCCAGGCGGACCGGCAGGACCTCAGGAATGACTTCGAAGTCTTTCTGCGGGAGTTCCGGGTCGACGAAGCGATGCTGGAAGCGTTCAAGGTCCAGGTCCGGGACTCGGGGATATCTTTCACCGACGAGGAGTTCAACGACGACCGGGACGTCATCGAACTCCAGTTGAAGCGGTCGCTCGCCCGGAATCTCTGGGGTGACGAGGAAGCCAGCCGCGTAGCCGCGGCCGGTGACGAGCAGCTCCAGCAGGCCCGCCAGCTGTTTTACTCTCACGAAATGCTGGTACGGCAATAG
- a CDS encoding M20 family metallopeptidase — protein sequence MTKEFVDVKSVSRWSNAAVSDLVEDRMKACGLDVERLSYEDENGELKVSLVGRKGEGEGGLAFLSHTDTVPGQEQDWDAYHGVVEGDRLLGRGSCDMKGPLACTMIAAAQVDAERLKKPLIVVATADEEVGGGGAHQVATESRVMSAVRPTYGVVAEPTSLTPVYAHKGAAHIVVTAHGRAAHTSTGLGESANFKIAPLLAEMAEMAERIKTDERFLNAEFSPPSNGFNMVITDYDTKQNVSAARSTCHICFRTMPDDHSEELVDELVSRAKSYGFEVSSSISSPFYADPSNPIVQLASDVTGGKRPETVPYGTDAPHFREQLQMVVLGPGSIEQAHTVGEYVEIPQLYEAVDIYARMIHEVCL from the coding sequence ATGACAAAGGAATTCGTGGATGTGAAGTCCGTCAGCCGGTGGAGCAACGCGGCGGTATCCGATCTCGTCGAAGACCGGATGAAGGCATGCGGACTCGATGTGGAACGGCTGTCCTACGAGGATGAGAACGGTGAACTTAAGGTCAGTCTCGTCGGGCGCAAGGGCGAAGGCGAGGGCGGTCTGGCCTTCCTGTCCCACACGGATACGGTGCCGGGGCAGGAGCAGGACTGGGACGCCTATCACGGTGTGGTGGAAGGCGACCGGCTGCTGGGCCGGGGCAGCTGCGACATGAAGGGCCCCCTGGCATGCACCATGATCGCCGCCGCCCAGGTGGACGCGGAACGCCTGAAGAAGCCGCTGATCGTGGTGGCGACGGCCGACGAGGAAGTGGGTGGAGGCGGCGCGCACCAGGTCGCCACGGAATCCCGCGTCATGAGCGCCGTTCGTCCCACCTACGGCGTGGTGGCCGAGCCGACCAGCCTGACGCCGGTGTACGCCCACAAGGGTGCGGCCCACATCGTGGTGACGGCCCACGGCAGGGCGGCGCACACCAGCACGGGCCTTGGGGAATCCGCGAATTTCAAGATCGCCCCACTCCTGGCCGAAATGGCCGAAATGGCGGAGCGGATCAAAACGGATGAACGGTTCCTGAACGCGGAGTTCAGCCCGCCTTCCAACGGGTTCAATATGGTGATCACCGACTACGATACGAAGCAGAACGTCTCCGCGGCGCGGTCGACCTGTCACATCTGCTTCCGCACGATGCCGGACGATCACAGCGAGGAACTCGTGGACGAACTGGTTTCCCGGGCCAAAAGCTACGGCTTCGAGGTTTCGAGCAGCATATCCAGTCCCTTCTACGCCGATCCTTCGAACCCCATCGTGCAACTGGCCTCCGACGTCACCGGCGGCAAGCGGCCGGAGACCGTGCCCTACGGGACCGACGCCCCCCATTTCAGGGAGCAGCTGCAGATGGTGGTCCTGGGACCCGGCAGTATCGAGCAGGCCCACACGGTGGGCGAATACGTGGAAATACCGCAGCTTTACGAAGCGGTGGACATCTACGCACGCATGATTCACGAAGTTTGCTTATAG
- a CDS encoding aldo/keto reductase gives MEHRKLGRTDTSLSFIGLGCVTFGREIDEDASAAILDDAVDRGINWLDTAEAYGGGNARTYRRDVLKVDDVRETSDVMGSSEIIIGKWMKARGCRDDVVICSKVSSGNRPENIARALRVSLERLQVDCVDIYELHSPDETVPIAESLAALDEEVSAGRIGTVGCSNFNAAQLREALDASAREGYARFEVVQPPYNLADPGAQDELFPLCRREEVAITSYSPLAAGFLAGKYTPDRNDFPQGSRFDVIPGHADIYFNDRNFRNVERLRALADNRGLPMVRMAMAWAMGHPDITSVLVGARHTGHLDNAFGALALKADTELRDELSSWLTD, from the coding sequence ATGGAACACCGAAAACTCGGCCGCACCGACACGTCGCTCAGCTTCATCGGTCTGGGTTGTGTGACTTTCGGCCGTGAGATCGACGAGGACGCATCGGCAGCCATACTGGACGATGCGGTCGATAGAGGGATAAACTGGCTCGATACGGCGGAGGCGTACGGCGGCGGCAATGCCCGGACCTACCGGCGGGACGTGCTGAAAGTCGATGATGTGCGCGAGACCTCGGATGTCATGGGCTCTTCGGAGATCATCATCGGAAAGTGGATGAAAGCGCGAGGCTGCAGGGACGACGTGGTGATCTGCTCCAAGGTGAGCAGCGGCAACCGGCCGGAGAATATCGCCCGGGCGCTCCGGGTCAGTCTCGAGCGACTGCAGGTGGACTGCGTGGACATCTACGAACTGCATTCTCCCGATGAAACGGTTCCCATTGCCGAAAGCCTGGCCGCACTGGACGAGGAGGTTTCGGCGGGAAGGATCGGGACCGTGGGCTGCAGCAACTTCAACGCCGCGCAGCTCCGGGAGGCCCTGGACGCCAGCGCCAGGGAGGGCTATGCCCGGTTCGAGGTGGTCCAGCCGCCCTACAACCTGGCCGATCCCGGCGCCCAGGACGAACTGTTTCCCCTGTGCCGGCGGGAGGAAGTGGCCATTACGTCCTACAGTCCGCTCGCCGCGGGTTTCCTGGCGGGCAAATACACGCCGGACCGTAACGACTTCCCGCAAGGCTCGCGCTTCGACGTGATCCCCGGGCATGCGGACATCTACTTCAACGACCGGAACTTCCGCAACGTGGAGCGGCTGCGGGCCCTGGCGGATAACAGGGGACTTCCCATGGTGCGCATGGCCATGGCCTGGGCCATGGGACATCCCGATATCACGTCGGTCCTCGTCGGCGCCCGCCATACCGGCCACCTGGACAACGCCTTCGGCGCCCTCGCTTTGAAGGCGGACACGGAACTGCGTGATGAATTGTCGAGTTGGCTGACGGACTGA